One Deinococcus misasensis DSM 22328 genomic window carries:
- a CDS encoding phosphotransferase family protein, protein MGHMVGGHLSTFAGRLGVMVAAAKSLLGHPEPVAYPFMLKPALKKLFPEVTHLNIQRLGEGEHADYAFVEVHQGSTSRPVFVKYRIADDFDARRYRRFLNEATYLKGFAPLVNIPHAPLLDLQHNDQTCKAHLVLESLQDRCKMWTDLPEPERFQRVGQVVRLLAEFHAQWMLHPALKDHPSGPWGDQLPVLLNKHRGTLEKAIQQKELPSELLHVAEQLQAKGTLEQLYADAGRITLCHGDFHFGQVLVDRLNPARLYLIDYEHTSISPFGFDLAHFLVIRFNWFERQHLEKDLLEQYLQVMHQHGIGLTQAELWQGYRTGILNNFLLMWARFQRDPDPMFLELLQRLFVALQEHQVLQPSSLLK, encoded by the coding sequence ATGGGTCACATGGTTGGTGGTCACCTGAGCACGTTTGCAGGCAGGCTCGGGGTGATGGTGGCAGCAGCAAAAAGCCTGCTGGGCCATCCCGAGCCTGTGGCTTATCCCTTCATGCTCAAGCCCGCCCTGAAAAAGCTTTTTCCAGAGGTCACCCACCTGAACATCCAGAGGCTCGGTGAAGGTGAACATGCCGATTATGCTTTTGTGGAGGTGCATCAGGGCAGCACTTCCCGTCCGGTGTTCGTCAAGTACCGCATTGCAGATGATTTCGATGCCAGACGTTACCGCCGGTTTCTGAATGAAGCCACCTACCTCAAAGGGTTTGCCCCTCTGGTGAACATTCCCCATGCCCCTCTGCTGGACCTCCAGCACAATGACCAGACCTGCAAAGCCCATCTGGTGCTGGAAAGCCTGCAAGACCGCTGCAAAATGTGGACCGACCTTCCAGAGCCTGAACGCTTTCAACGTGTGGGACAGGTGGTGCGCTTGCTGGCCGAATTCCATGCCCAGTGGATGCTTCATCCTGCCCTCAAAGACCACCCTTCAGGTCCGTGGGGAGACCAGTTGCCTGTTTTGTTGAACAAACACAGGGGAACCCTGGAAAAAGCCATCCAGCAAAAAGAACTGCCTTCTGAACTCTTGCATGTCGCTGAACAATTGCAGGCAAAGGGCACTCTGGAGCAGCTTTACGCAGATGCAGGCAGAATCACCTTGTGTCATGGGGATTTTCATTTTGGTCAGGTGCTCGTGGACCGACTCAACCCCGCGCGCCTGTATTTGATTGATTATGAACACACCAGCATTTCTCCGTTTGGGTTTGATCTGGCCCATTTTCTGGTGATCCGTTTCAACTGGTTTGAACGCCAGCATCTGGAAAAAGACCTCCTTGAACAGTACCTGCAGGTGATGCACCAGCATGGCATCGGACTGACCCAGGCAGAGCTCTGGCAGGGATACCGGACTGGCATCCTCAACAACTTTTTGCTGATGTGGGCACGGTTTCAGCGCGATCCAGATCCGATGTTCCTTGAGCTGCTCCAGAGGCTTTTTGTTGCCCTGCAGGAACATCAGGTTTTGCAGCCCTCCTCCCTGTTGAAGTAA
- a CDS encoding alginate lyase family protein translates to MKKSLLLLLGATLVSCNTLSISPAETQTTPESTEVGQQLTFVHPGLLLNAARLERLKTQVNSTTSNITQQGWTKVTSDSRASSGYTPHPYSTVHVLDSGSTDEERDFKDDPQAAYLNALQWVVTGKSAHKDASIRIMRAWAQKFQSIVNVNTDKPKQVDLEAAWVLPMWVNAAEIIRYHNNGAAGWSSTDIQQFDAFVNKLYNYAWKATIDTSTKNNWTVSGAYAMMSAGVYLNDTTKYQEGMRIIKETMPKVVYASGEIYELKSRDCYHPQYSLTGLVQAANVAWVQNDNSIYNLTFDGQTTPRLVLGMEYIAKSILSGSGVRNCSPSGADDYIREGYGDIALNRYGTTVLPNFYKAVLKARPEDGSDQFLGWTTATFGKY, encoded by the coding sequence ATGAAAAAATCCCTTTTGCTGCTGCTGGGTGCCACTCTGGTGTCCTGCAATACCCTCTCCATTTCCCCTGCAGAAACCCAGACCACCCCAGAGTCCACAGAAGTGGGACAACAACTCACCTTTGTGCACCCCGGACTGCTTCTGAATGCTGCCCGTCTGGAGCGCTTGAAAACCCAGGTGAACAGCACCACCAGCAACATCACCCAGCAGGGCTGGACCAAAGTCACCTCCGATTCCAGAGCCTCCAGTGGTTACACCCCACACCCTTACAGCACCGTGCATGTGCTGGACTCGGGCAGCACCGATGAAGAAAGGGACTTCAAAGACGATCCTCAGGCCGCCTACCTGAATGCCCTGCAATGGGTGGTGACCGGAAAAAGCGCCCACAAAGACGCCTCCATCCGCATCATGCGGGCATGGGCACAGAAATTCCAGAGCATCGTGAACGTCAACACCGACAAACCCAAGCAGGTGGATCTGGAAGCCGCATGGGTCCTGCCCATGTGGGTCAATGCTGCCGAAATCATCCGGTATCACAACAACGGAGCCGCCGGATGGTCCAGCACCGACATCCAGCAATTTGATGCCTTTGTGAACAAACTCTACAACTACGCATGGAAAGCCACCATCGACACCAGCACCAAAAACAACTGGACGGTCTCTGGTGCTTACGCCATGATGTCCGCTGGCGTTTACCTGAACGACACCACCAAATATCAGGAAGGCATGCGCATCATCAAAGAAACCATGCCCAAAGTGGTCTACGCCTCGGGTGAAATTTACGAACTGAAATCCAGAGACTGCTACCACCCCCAGTACTCCCTGACCGGACTGGTGCAAGCCGCCAACGTGGCATGGGTGCAGAACGACAACAGCATCTACAACCTGACGTTTGATGGCCAGACCACCCCCAGACTGGTGCTCGGGATGGAGTACATCGCCAAATCCATCCTGAGTGGCAGTGGCGTCCGAAACTGCTCTCCCAGCGGGGCAGACGACTACATCCGTGAAGGCTACGGAGACATTGCCCTGAACCGCTATGGCACCACGGTTTTGCCCAACTTCTACAAAGCCGTGTTGAAAGCCCGCCCAGAGGACGGATCGGACCAGTTCCTCGGGTGGACGACCGCAACGTTTGGCAAGTATTGA
- the rpmI gene encoding 50S ribosomal protein L35, translating into MPKQKTKKAAVRRIKVTATGKVMAFKSGKRHQNTGKSGRDIAKKGAGFVLAKSEWARMKLMFPGGRN; encoded by the coding sequence ATGCCCAAGCAAAAGACCAAAAAGGCTGCTGTGCGTCGCATCAAAGTGACTGCGACCGGCAAAGTGATGGCGTTCAAGAGTGGCAAACGCCACCAGAACACCGGCAAGTCTGGCCGTGACATCGCCAAAAAAGGCGCAGGTTTCGTTCTGGCCAAGAGTGAATGGGCCCGCATGAAGCTCATGTTCCCCGGAGGTCGCAACTAA
- the rplT gene encoding 50S ribosomal protein L20 — protein sequence MPRAKTGIIRRRRHKKVLKRAKGFWGSRSKQYKNAFQTLLNAATYEYRDRRNKKRDFRRLWIQRINAAARLNDISYSTLMFGLKKAGIALDRKVLADIAAREPQVFANLVTTAKNALASA from the coding sequence ATGCCACGCGCCAAAACTGGTATCATCCGCCGCCGTCGTCACAAGAAGGTTCTGAAACGCGCCAAAGGCTTCTGGGGTTCACGCTCCAAGCAGTACAAGAACGCCTTCCAGACCCTGCTGAACGCAGCCACCTACGAATACCGCGACCGTCGCAACAAAAAGCGCGACTTCCGTCGCCTGTGGATTCAGCGCATCAACGCTGCTGCCCGCCTGAACGACATCAGCTACTCCACCCTGATGTTCGGTCTGAAAAAAGCTGGCATCGCTCTGGACCGCAAAGTCCTCGCTGACATTGCTGCCCGCGAGCCCCAAGTGTTCGCCAACCTGGTGACCACTGCCAAGAACGCTCTCGCCAGCGCTTAA
- a CDS encoding heme-degrading domain-containing protein: MTHQEDLQKIREQETTLKFEHFDFHTAWELGQAIRQIAVQKGKGVVIDITRLDGMPLFFAALPGTTPDNLSWVRRKSNVVKHFRTSSYFVGLTLKQDNTNVTDAHGLPDADYATHGGAFPICLHSGEMVAVVTVSGVPQREDHALVVKGLCQVLGKDLSALALD; this comes from the coding sequence ATGACCCATCAAGAGGATCTTCAAAAAATCCGTGAGCAGGAAACCACCCTCAAATTTGAGCACTTTGATTTCCACACCGCATGGGAACTCGGGCAGGCGATCCGCCAGATTGCGGTTCAGAAAGGGAAAGGGGTGGTCATCGACATCACCCGTCTGGATGGGATGCCCCTGTTTTTTGCCGCTTTGCCGGGCACCACGCCAGACAACCTGAGCTGGGTCCGCCGGAAATCCAATGTGGTGAAGCACTTCAGGACCAGTTCTTATTTTGTGGGCCTCACCCTCAAGCAGGACAACACCAACGTCACAGATGCCCATGGTTTGCCAGATGCAGATTATGCCACCCACGGAGGGGCCTTTCCCATCTGCCTGCACAGTGGTGAAATGGTCGCTGTGGTGACGGTGTCCGGTGTGCCCCAGAGGGAAGATCATGCTCTGGTGGTCAAAGGGTTGTGTCAGGTGCTGGGGAAAGATCTTTCTGCCCTTGCTCTGGATTGA
- a CDS encoding oxidoreductase — MTQPLNVALLGYGFASKTFHAPLIDSVQSLKLHVVSSSQPEKVHADFPAVQVFSDPLEAISHPDIGMVVIATPNTTHFSLARAALLAGKHVVVDKPFTLTAEEARELTMLASKSNLILSVFHNRRWDADFLTLKKLIAEGQLGRVVHFESHFDRFRPVVVNRWREQNLPGSGLWYDLGPHVLDQVLQLFGWPETVQADIAVLRDAGQAPDFFHVVLGYDRLKVVLHGSMLVAAPNPRFVVHGTAGSYLKYGLDTQEPTLKAGGRPGDENWGLDPEKGVLYTQPEGAPISLEIENQRGSYQTYYEKVAAAILQGHPNPVTPEEATWVMDLLEVGEASSRSGQRIALERKP; from the coding sequence ATGACCCAGCCCCTGAACGTCGCCCTGCTTGGTTACGGTTTCGCCTCCAAGACCTTCCATGCTCCTCTGATCGACAGCGTCCAGAGCCTTAAATTGCATGTGGTTTCCTCCAGTCAGCCCGAGAAAGTCCATGCAGACTTTCCTGCTGTGCAGGTGTTTTCAGACCCTCTGGAGGCCATCTCGCATCCAGACATTGGAATGGTGGTGATTGCCACACCCAACACCACCCATTTCAGCCTTGCCAGAGCGGCTTTGCTGGCTGGAAAGCATGTGGTGGTGGACAAGCCTTTCACCCTGACGGCAGAAGAGGCCAGAGAACTGACCATGCTGGCCTCCAAATCAAACCTGATCCTTTCGGTGTTTCACAACCGCAGGTGGGATGCCGATTTCCTGACCCTCAAGAAGCTGATTGCAGAGGGGCAACTCGGGCGGGTGGTGCATTTTGAATCGCATTTTGACCGTTTCCGGCCGGTGGTGGTGAACCGCTGGAGGGAGCAAAACCTGCCCGGCAGTGGTCTGTGGTACGACCTCGGGCCACATGTGCTGGATCAGGTGTTGCAGCTTTTTGGCTGGCCTGAGACCGTTCAGGCAGACATTGCTGTGCTCCGTGATGCTGGACAGGCCCCGGATTTCTTCCATGTGGTGCTGGGTTATGACCGCCTCAAAGTGGTGTTGCATGGTTCCATGCTGGTGGCTGCGCCCAATCCCCGTTTTGTGGTGCATGGAACGGCGGGCAGTTACCTGAAATACGGTCTGGACACCCAGGAACCGACCTTGAAGGCCGGAGGACGGCCCGGCGATGAAAACTGGGGCTTGGATCCTGAAAAGGGCGTTTTGTATACCCAACCTGAAGGTGCTCCCATCTCCCTTGAAATAGAAAACCAGAGGGGCAGTTACCAGACCTACTATGAAAAGGTGGCTGCAGCCATTTTGCAGGGACATCCCAACCCCGTCACGCCAGAGGAAGCCACCTGGGTGATGGACCTGCTGGAGGTCGGTGAAGCCTCTTCGCGCTCAGGACAGCGCATTGCACTGGAAAGGAAACCATGA
- the pyrF gene encoding orotidine-5'-phosphate decarboxylase, with protein MFHQRLLERTQKLNTRLCLGLDPRLSAHGSFEQMKQQTLAVLEGAAPHAACVKPQAAFYEAMGLPGIEFMVELMRLARNLDLPVLLDAKRGDIGSTAEAYAQAWMTGEHAGNALTVNPYLGFETLQPFIDAGRKNGGGVFVLVKTSNPGSHDLQDLATADGLLAEVVAKALDRLGAEEGEGLSSVGAVVGATHPAELKKFRDLMPRATLLLPGLGAQGAKAEDLADAFNSEGVGAVVSASRGIQYASTDLSVEAAVQAAIGFKDQLNQAVQR; from the coding sequence ATGTTTCACCAGAGGCTCTTGGAGCGCACCCAGAAACTCAACACCAGACTGTGTCTGGGCCTTGATCCGAGGCTTTCCGCACACGGCAGTTTTGAACAGATGAAGCAGCAAACACTGGCTGTGCTAGAGGGGGCTGCCCCTCATGCTGCCTGCGTGAAGCCACAAGCCGCTTTTTATGAGGCCATGGGTTTGCCCGGCATCGAATTCATGGTGGAGTTGATGCGACTGGCGCGCAATCTGGATTTGCCTGTGCTGCTGGATGCCAAACGCGGCGACATCGGCAGCACCGCTGAAGCTTACGCTCAGGCATGGATGACCGGAGAACACGCTGGAAATGCCCTGACGGTCAATCCTTACCTCGGGTTTGAAACCTTGCAACCGTTCATCGATGCAGGGCGCAAAAATGGAGGTGGGGTGTTTGTGCTGGTCAAGACCTCCAATCCCGGCTCTCACGACCTGCAAGACCTTGCCACAGCAGATGGCCTGCTGGCAGAGGTGGTGGCCAAAGCCCTGGACCGTCTGGGTGCAGAAGAAGGAGAGGGACTGAGCAGCGTGGGTGCAGTGGTGGGGGCCACCCATCCTGCAGAGCTGAAAAAATTCCGTGATCTGATGCCCAGAGCCACCCTGTTGTTGCCCGGCCTCGGGGCGCAGGGTGCAAAAGCCGAAGACCTTGCAGATGCCTTCAATTCAGAGGGTGTGGGGGCAGTGGTCAGCGCGTCCAGAGGCATCCAGTATGCCAGCACAGACCTCAGTGTGGAGGCTGCCGTGCAAGCTGCCATTGGGTTCAAAGATCAACTGAATCAGGCGGTTCAGCGCTAA
- a CDS encoding pentapeptide repeat-containing protein: MKHTPSKTLLPKLPKNLLPETPDLEPESTYSGLKIELDTSGTEIYGLTFQGVHFEDSNFSGTRWEWLRLQDVLLEHCNLAGLNWLEAGFTRVKFQDCRLLGAQFVGLQAAHLTLQNCDARLSFWQGNFKQAHFKDCNFEDARFDTADLQKAVFRDCNLTRANLRECKLQETDFRGSVLAGFKVQVQNLQGAIIETQQLPELAHLLGIQIQEGIAGE, encoded by the coding sequence ATGAAACACACCCCATCCAAAACCCTCCTCCCCAAACTGCCCAAAAACCTCTTGCCAGAAACCCCTGATCTGGAACCCGAGAGCACCTACAGCGGTCTGAAAATTGAGCTGGACACCTCGGGCACTGAAATTTATGGTCTGACCTTTCAGGGGGTGCATTTTGAAGACAGCAACTTCAGTGGCACCCGCTGGGAGTGGCTCAGGTTGCAAGATGTTTTGCTGGAACACTGCAATCTGGCTGGTCTGAACTGGCTGGAAGCGGGTTTCACGAGGGTCAAATTTCAAGATTGCCGCTTGCTGGGAGCCCAGTTTGTGGGCCTGCAAGCCGCCCACCTGACCTTGCAGAATTGCGATGCAAGGCTTTCTTTCTGGCAGGGAAACTTCAAACAGGCCCATTTCAAAGACTGCAACTTTGAAGATGCGCGTTTCGACACAGCAGACTTGCAAAAAGCCGTTTTCAGGGACTGCAACCTGACCCGAGCCAACCTCAGGGAATGCAAATTGCAGGAAACCGACTTCAGAGGAAGCGTATTGGCCGGTTTCAAAGTGCAGGTGCAAAACCTGCAAGGGGCGATCATCGAAACACAGCAACTTCCTGAGCTTGCCCATTTGCTCGGGATTCAGATTCAGGAAGGCATTGCAGGGGAATAA